A part of Misgurnus anguillicaudatus chromosome 6, ASM2758022v2, whole genome shotgun sequence genomic DNA contains:
- the cmasb gene encoding N-acylneuraminate cytidylyltransferase B, with product MESNRCTDGSAMNLVPNGRVGDPSTKHPHRAALILARGGSKGIPLKNIKVLAGVPLIGWVVRAALDSDVIDSVWVSTDHDEIEEVARICGAKVHRRSPEVSKDSSSSLETIKEFIRHRPEVDIVCHIQATSPCLHPFHINGALQMITEQGYDCVFSVVRRHNFRWSEVKKEGERTEPLNIDPAHRPRRQDWPGELHENGSFYFYTREAVEKSLKEVGKWGYYEMHPEYSVDIDVDIDWPVAEQRILRFGYFGGKKKTEIRLFLCSVSGCLTNGQIYVSVPGEQFVAINGRDLAGIRMLQREDIEVILISNVNEMVSKDLLETISKQTGCNIRLVMERKDLECLMKEKNVQKDEVAFMGAECEDVEIMTQVGLNAVPPDAPVSRLIAADFTCQRPAGHGAVFQFAQYILQTKKNTKSQMNVISSNGKTSSILQI from the exons ATGGAGAGCAACAGGTGCACGGACGGATCCGCAATGAATCTGGTCCCAAACGGACGGGTCGGTGACCCGTCCACCAAACACCCTCACCGGGCGGCTCTGATTCTGGCACGAGGTGGCAGTAAAGGAATCCCGCTGAAGAACATCAAGGTTCTGGCTGGAGTTCCTCTCATCGGATGGGTCGTGAGAGCTGCTCTGGATTCAGATGTCATTGACAG TGTTTGGGTGTCTACTGATCATGATGAGATTGAAGAAGTTGCTCGAATCTGTGGTGCAAAAGTTCATCGGCGCAGTCCTGAAGTTTCCAAAGACTCCTCCAGCTCACTGGAGACCATCAAAGAGTTCATCCGGCATAGACCTG agGTGGACATTGTTTGTCACATTCAGGCAACTTCTCCATGTCTGCACCCGTTTCATATCAATGGAGCTCTGCAGATGATCACTGAACAGGGTTATGACTGTGTGTTCTCAGTGGTGCGCAGACATAATTTTCGCTGGTCTGAGGTGAAGAAAG AGGGTGAACGCACAGAGCCTCTGAACATCGACCCAGCACACAGACCACGACGTCAAGACTGGCCCGGGGAGCTCCATGAAAACGGATCTTTCTACTTTTACACGAGAGAAGCTGTGGAAAAGAGCCTTAAGGAG GTGGGTAAGTGGGGCTACTATGAGATGCACCCAGAATACAGTGTTGATATTGATGTGGATATAGATTGGCCGGTGGCTGAGCAGAGAATTTTGAG GTTCGGATATTTTggaggaaaaaagaaaacagagaTCAGGTTGTTTCTGTGCAGTGTATCTGGCTGTCTGACAAACGGTCAAATATACGTGTCTGTTCCAGGAGAGCAGTTTGTTGCCATCAATGGTCGAGACCTGGCGGGAATTCGAATGCTacagagggaagacattgag GTGATTCTTATATCTAATGTGAATGAGATGGTGTCCAAAGATTTGCTGGAGACCATTTCTAAGCAGACAGGCTGTAACATAAGACTCGTGATGGAGAGGAAAGATCTGGAGTGTCTGATGAAAGAGAAAAACGTGCAGAAGGATGAGGTGGCCTTCATGG gtGCAGAATGTGAAGATGTGGAGATCATGACGCAGGTGGGGCTGAATGCTGTACCTCCTGATGCACCTGTTTCACGTCTCATTGCAGCTGACTTCACCTGTCAAAGACCAGCAGGTCATGGGGCGGTTTTTCAGTTTGCTCAGTACATCCTGCAGACAAAGAAAAATACAAAGTCACAGATGAACGTGATCTCATCGAATGGAAAAACTTCTTCCATACTACAGATTTGA